Proteins co-encoded in one Brassica oleracea var. oleracea cultivar TO1000 chromosome C4, BOL, whole genome shotgun sequence genomic window:
- the LOC106338198 gene encoding glutathione S-transferase U5-like has product MVRIFESGRRKMSNTRRRCRSYDTMIRDSSTSPLLLALNPIHKKVPVLVHNGKTILESQVILEYIDETWKHNPLLPQDPYERSKARFLAKLVDEQIITAGFVSMARADEKGREVLAEQTRELIMNLEKELVGKDFFGGKTVGFLDLVAGSVIPFCLERGWEGIGLEVISEEKFPEYKRWVKNLEKVDFVKDCIPPKEKHVEHMNHMGQIIRSA; this is encoded by the exons ATGGTGCGCATATTTGAGAGTGGCAGAAGGAAAATGAGTAATACCCGAAGAAGATGTAGAAGCTATGACACTATGATCCGTGATAGTAGCAC GAGTCCTTTGCTACTTGCTCTAAACCCTATTCACAAGAAGGTCCCTGTTCTTGTCCACAATGGTAAAACCATTCTGGAGTCTCAAGTGATTCTTGAATACATCGATGAGACTTGGAAGCATAATCCACTTCTCCCTCAGGATCCTTACGAGAGATCTAAGGCTCGGTTCTTGGCTAAACTCGTCGATGAGCAG ATTATAACTGCAGGGTTTGTATCAATGGCAAGAGCAGATGAGAAAGGAAGAGAAGTTCTTGCCGAGCAGACAAGAGAACTGATTATGAATCTTGAGAAGGAACTTGTCGGAAAAGATTTCTTTGGTGGTAAGACTGTCGGATTCTTGGACTTAGTCGCCGGAAGTGTGATCCCGTTTTGTTTGGAGAGAGGTTGGGAAGGAATTGGGCTGGAAGTGATCTCAGAGGAGAAGTTTCCAGAGTACAAGAGATGGGTGAAGAATCTTGAGAAGGTTGATTTTGTCAAGGATTGTATTCCTCCTAAAGAGAAACATGTTGAACACATGAATCACATGGGACAGATAATCAGATCAGCTTAA
- the LOC106340040 gene encoding tropinone reductase homolog At2g30670-like isoform X1, with protein sequence MLFDICGHSYSHAKQYKKMDKRWSLQGMTALVTGGASGIGHAIVDELASFGAIIHVCDISETLLNKSLSEWEKKGFQVSGSICDVSSRPQRETLMQTVSKMFDGKLCILVNNVGGIRLKPTTEYGADDFSFHISTNLESAYHLSQLSHPLLKASGFGSIVMNSSVGGVVSMECGSLYGLSKGAMNQLARSLACEWATDGIRTNSVAPNFILTDMTAPVLGDACYRKSLFSRTPLGRAGKPKEVASLVAFLCLPAASYITGQTICVDGGLTVNGFSYQPKP encoded by the exons ATGTTATTTGACATCTGTGGTCATTCCTACTCACATGCAAAACAATACAAAAAAATGGATAAAAGATGGAGTCTCCAAGGCATGACTGCTCTCGTAACTGGTGGAGCCAGCGGAATTGG GCATGCCATAGTAGACGAATTGGCTAGTTTTGGAGCTATAATCCATGTATGTGACATATCGGAAACACTGCTCAATAAAAGCTTAAGCGAATGGGAAAAGAAAGGGTTTCAAGTGAGCGGTTCAATATGTGACGTATCCTCTCGTCCCCAGAGAGAAACACTGATGCAAACCGTCTCAAAGATGTTCGATGGCAAGCTGTGCATTCTT GTGAATAACGTTGGGGGAATTCGCCTTAAACCAACAACAGAATATGGGGCAGACGATTTTTCTTTCCATATTTCAACAAACTTGGAATCAGCTTATCATCTTAGCCAGCTTTCACATCCTCTTTTAAAGGCTTCTGGATTTGGAAGCATTGTCATGAATTCTTCTGTTGGAGGGGTTGTATCAATGGAATGCGGATCCCTGTATGGTTTATCGAAAG GAGCTATGAATCAACTAGCAAGAAGTTTGGCGTGTGAGTGGGCAACTGATGGCATAAGAACCAACTCTGTTGCTCCTAATTTTATCCTCACTGATATGACTGCACCT GTTCTCGGAGACGCTTGTTACAGGAAGAGTTTGTTTAGTAGAACTCCACTTGGTCGCGCTGGAAAGCCAAAAGAGGTTGCATCACTTGTGGCTTTTCTTTGTCTACCTGCAGCTTCATATATTACTGGTCAGACCATTTGTGTTGATGGAGGTCTCACCGTCAATGGTTTCTCCTATCAGCCTAAGCCTTGA
- the LOC106340040 gene encoding tropinone reductase homolog At2g30670-like isoform X2 has product MESPRHDCSRNWWSQRNWVFVNYFRHAIVDELASFGAIIHVCDISETLLNKSLSEWEKKGFQVSGSICDVSSRPQRETLMQTVSKMFDGKLCILVNNVGGIRLKPTTEYGADDFSFHISTNLESAYHLSQLSHPLLKASGFGSIVMNSSVGGVVSMECGSLYGLSKGAMNQLARSLACEWATDGIRTNSVAPNFILTDMTAPVLGDACYRKSLFSRTPLGRAGKPKEVASLVAFLCLPAASYITGQTICVDGGLTVNGFSYQPKP; this is encoded by the exons ATGGAGTCTCCAAGGCATGACTGCTCTCGTAACTGGTGGAGCCAGCGGAATTGGG TTTTTGTTAACTATTTTAGGCATGCCATAGTAGACGAATTGGCTAGTTTTGGAGCTATAATCCATGTATGTGACATATCGGAAACACTGCTCAATAAAAGCTTAAGCGAATGGGAAAAGAAAGGGTTTCAAGTGAGCGGTTCAATATGTGACGTATCCTCTCGTCCCCAGAGAGAAACACTGATGCAAACCGTCTCAAAGATGTTCGATGGCAAGCTGTGCATTCTT GTGAATAACGTTGGGGGAATTCGCCTTAAACCAACAACAGAATATGGGGCAGACGATTTTTCTTTCCATATTTCAACAAACTTGGAATCAGCTTATCATCTTAGCCAGCTTTCACATCCTCTTTTAAAGGCTTCTGGATTTGGAAGCATTGTCATGAATTCTTCTGTTGGAGGGGTTGTATCAATGGAATGCGGATCCCTGTATGGTTTATCGAAAG GAGCTATGAATCAACTAGCAAGAAGTTTGGCGTGTGAGTGGGCAACTGATGGCATAAGAACCAACTCTGTTGCTCCTAATTTTATCCTCACTGATATGACTGCACCT GTTCTCGGAGACGCTTGTTACAGGAAGAGTTTGTTTAGTAGAACTCCACTTGGTCGCGCTGGAAAGCCAAAAGAGGTTGCATCACTTGTGGCTTTTCTTTGTCTACCTGCAGCTTCATATATTACTGGTCAGACCATTTGTGTTGATGGAGGTCTCACCGTCAATGGTTTCTCCTATCAGCCTAAGCCTTGA
- the LOC106337196 gene encoding serine/threonine-protein phosphatase PP1 translates to MAEKPAQEQEQTRAMEPAVLDDIIRRLVEFRNTRPGSGKQVHLSEGEIRQLCAVSKDIFLQQPILLELEAPIKICGDIHGQYSDLLRLFEYGGFPPDANYLFLGDYVDRGKQSLETICLLLAYKIKYPENFFLLRGNHECASINRIYGFYDECKRRFNVRLWKIFTDCFNCLPVAALIDDRILCMHGGISPELTSLDQIRTISRPLDIPDSGLVCDLLWSDPSEDVKGWGANDRGVSYTFGADTVAEFLQKNDMDLICRAHQVVEDGYEFFAERQVVTVFSAPNYCGEFDNAGAMMSIDESLMCSFQILKPSEKRSPFQ, encoded by the exons ATGGCGGAGAAGCCGGCGCAGGAGCAGGAGCAGACGAGAGCGATGGAACCGGCGGTTCTAGACGATATAATCCGGCGATTGGTTGAGTTTCGGAACACGAGGCCTGGATCGGGTAAACAAGTTCACCTCAGCGAAGGTGAAATCCGACAGCTATGTGCTGTCTCTAAAGACATCTTTCTTCAACAACCCATTCTCCTCGAACTCGAAGCTCCCATCAAGATCTGCG GTGATATTCATGGGCAGTACTCAGACCTATTGAGGCTCTTTGAGTACGGAGGCTTCCCTCCCGACGCCAATTATCTCTTCTTAGGTGACTACGTCGACCGCGGCAAGCAAAGCCTTGAAACCATATGCCTTCTCCTAGCTTACAAAATCAAGTACCCTGAGAACTTCTTCTTGCTGAGAGGGAACCATGAATGCGCCTCCATCAACCGCATCTACGGCTTCTACGACGAGTGCAAACGCAGGTTCAACGTCAGGCTCTGGAAAATATTCACGGATTGCTTCAACTGTCTTCCCGTGGCCGCCTTGATCGACGATAGGATACTGTGCATGCACGGTGGGATCTCCCCGGAGCTGACGAGCTTGGACCAGATCAGGACCATTTCGCGTCCCTTGGATATTCCTGACTCGGGTTTGGTGTGTGATTTACTTTGGTCGGATCCTAGTGAAGACGTCAAGGGCTGGGGAGCGAACGACCGTGGCGTTTCGTATACTTTTGGAGCTGACACGGTTGCGGAGTTTTTGCAGAAGAATGACATGGACCTTATCTGTCGTGCCCACCAG GTAGTTGAAGATGGGTATGAGTTCTTTGCGGAAAGACAGGTTGTGACTGTGTTTTCAGCTCCAAACTATTGCGGAGAGTTTGACAATGCTGGCGCAATGATGAGCATTGATGAGAGCTTAATGTGCTCCTTCCAGATTCTAAAGCCTTCTGAGAAGAGATCCCCATTTCAATGA